Proteins encoded in a region of the Tripterygium wilfordii isolate XIE 37 chromosome 21, ASM1340144v1, whole genome shotgun sequence genome:
- the LOC119988062 gene encoding probable inactive purple acid phosphatase 27, producing the protein MEPFSSAKVFFVLVFWFQFSSSSSSSSSSLSASSCHPLIKDSISKHWNHTAISDFRIVNRRILSACLNSNPNIQIIIDSNKKLSDDGFVKVRVSGIANPSENEWIALMSPSTRNDGFCPLKRLLYAQTGDLASLPLLCDYPVKAQWLKSDPDYLSCTNSGCNRYENGKCLEVTCNATLTFHVINFRTDISFVLLAGGFGATCTWARTDPLGFANPNKPLYGHLSSVDSTGTSMKLTWVSGDRNPQHVEYDNGKILISEVTTFSQKDMCGGDGTSPAKDFGWHDPGFIHYATMTGLKPSATFSYRYGSESVGWSETIQFKTPPAAGSDEVNFIIFGDMGKAPLDNASIEHYIQPGSVSVVKAMIDEVNTGKFDSIFHIGDISYATGFLVEWDYFLHLITPLASRLSYMTAIGNHERDYGSSGSYYGTPDSGGECGVPYETYFRMPIVEKDKPWYSIEQGGVHFIVISTEHDFRENTEQYQWIKRDLALVDRSRTTWIIFTGHRHMYSSFVGFSNGDNTFVVAMEPLLVQYKVDLVLLGHVHNYERTCAVYGGKCLDMPKKDENGIDVYDLSDYKAPPQVVIGMAGFTLDKFDEEKKSWSLVRIAEYGYTRVHATKDELNLEYVNAETRLERDRFRIIKKKQ; encoded by the exons ATGGAACCATTTTCTTCTGCTaaggttttctttgttttagtgTTTTGGTTTCAgttttcatcatcttcatcatcttcatcttcatctttatCTGCATCTTCATGTCATCCTTTGATCAAAGACTCCATTTCCAAACATTGGAATCACACTGCAATATCGGATTTTCGGATCGTGAACAGAAGAATATTATCTGCGTGTCTAAACTCTAACCCTAATATCCAGATCATAATCGACTCGAACAAAAAGCTCTCTGATGATGGATTTGTCAAAGTAAGAGTTAGCGGTATTGCCAATCCTTCAGAGAACGAATGGATCGCCTTGATGTCACCTTCAACTAGGAA TGACGGATTTTGCCCTCTAAAGAGGCTGCTTTATGCACAAACTGGTGATCTTGCCAGCCTCCCTCTGCTATGTGATTATCCTGTTAAG GCACAATGGTTGAAGAGTGATCCAGACTACCTAAGTTGCACCAACTCAGGATGCAATAGATATGAGAATGGGAAGTGTTTGGAGGTGACTTGCAATGCTACCTTGACATTTCATGTTATCAACTTCAGAACAGACATTTCATTCGTTTTGTTAGCCGGTGGGTTCGGTGCAACTTGCACTTGGGCTCGGACTGATCCTCTCGGTTTTGCTAATCCAAACAAGCCCTTATATGGACATCTCTCTAGTGTCGATTCCACCGGAACATCG ATGAAATTAACATGGGTTAGCGGGGATCGGAACCCACAACATGTGGAGTACGATAATGGAAAAATACTGATTTCGGAAGTTACTACGTTCTCCCAAAAGGATATGTGCG GTGGCGATGGAACAAGTCCTGCCAAAGACTTTGGATGGCATGATCCAGGGTTTATTCATTATGCTACAATGACAGGGCTTAAGCCCTCAGCCACCTTCTCCTACAGATATGGaag CGAATCAGTAGGTTGGAGTGAGACAATCCAATTTAAGACACCACCTGCAGCAGGATCAGATGaagttaattttattatttttggtgatATGGGAAAAGCACCTCTTGATAATGCTTCTATTGAACACTACATTCAG CCGGGATCGGTGTCGGTGGTTAAGGCCATGATTGATGAAGTAAATACTGGTAAATTTGATTCAATCTTCCACATTGGAGACATAAGCTATGCTACTGGATTTTTGGTTGAATGGGATTATTTTCTTCACTTGATTACTCCATTAGCATCCAGATTATCTTACATGACCGCGATCGGAAACCATGAGAG GGATTATGGAAGTTCAGGTTCATATTATGGAACTCCAGATTCAGGTGGAGAGTGTGGAGTTCCTTATGAAACCTATTTTCGGATGCCAATTGTAGAGAAGGATAAGCCATGGTATTCTATTGAACAAGGTGGGGTTCACTTCATTGTAATTTCTACCGAACACGATTTCAGAGAAAATACTGAACAG TATCAATGGATAAAAAGGGACCTGGCTTTAGTTGATCGATCAAGAACAACATGGATAATATTTACtgg GCACAGACACATGTATAGTTCATTTGTTGGATTTAGTAATGGAGACAATACTTTTGTAGTTGCTATGGAGCCACTGCTGGTCCAATACAAG gttGATCTGGTGCTATTAGGGCATGTGCATAACTACGAAAGGACCTGTGCAGTTTATGGTGGTAAATGTCTTGACATGCCgaaaaaagatgaaaatggaattGATGTATATGATCTCAGCGACTACAAAGCTCCTCCACAGGTTGTTATTGGAATGGCTGGCTTCACTTTGGACAAGTttgatgaagaaaagaaa AGTTGGAGCTTGGTGAGGATTGCTGAGTATGGATACACAAGAGTTCATGCAACAAAAGATGAGCTTAATTTAgag TATGTAAATGCTGAAACAAGATTGGAGCGAGATAGATTCCGTATTATTAAGAAAAAACAATAG